Proteins encoded within one genomic window of Bombina bombina isolate aBomBom1 chromosome 1, aBomBom1.pri, whole genome shotgun sequence:
- the LOC128665948 gene encoding vomeronasal type-2 receptor 26-like: MIAKATHLCIHVVKAFTLRCKCDIQSSMHRSEGTLPHHGPPGQIQGYPNPAQTPHSSCSKSCLPGYRKSPRKGAKSCCYDCIACPEGEISNQTDMESCTKCPESQWPNTNGDKCIYKVITYLSYEEPLGMLLASISVLFALFTCLITIIFTKYRTTPIVKANNRDLSYILLFSLKMCFLCNLIFIGHPLHITCILRQTVFGVTFSISVSAILAKTLTVVIAFNATKPGSKLKKWVGATVSNSVVIVSSMIQVVICACWLGIKPPFLYYNMNDEIGKIVAQCDEGSIIGFYCILGYMGFLAFASFTIAFFARKLPDIFNEAKFISFSMLVFCSVWISFIPAYLSTKGKYVVAVEIFSILASSTGILGCIFVPKLYIILIRPERNTKGFITRK, translated from the exons ATGATTGCAAAAGCAACACACTTGTGTATTCACGTTGTCAAAGCGTTCACCCTCCGGTGTAAATGCGATATCCAGTCCTCTATGCATCGATCAG aaggaaCTCTGCCACATCATGGACCACCTGGGCAAATTCAAGGCTACCCCAACCCTGCCCAG accCCACATTCTAGTTGCAGTAAAAGTTGTTTACCTGGGTACAGAAAGTCACCAAGAAAAGGTGCTAAATCCTGCTGCTATGATTGCATTGCATGCCCGGAGGGTGAGATATCAAACCAAACAG atatggaaTCATGTACCAAATGTCCAGAAAGTCAGTGGCCTAACACAAACGGAGACAAGTGCATTTATAAAGTCATAACTTATCTGTCTTATGAAGAACCACTGGGAATGCTCCTAGCATCAATCTCTGTTCTGTTTGCTCTTTTTACTTGTTTAATAACTATAATTTTTACTAAATACAGAACCACACCGATTGTGAAAGCCAATAACCGAGATCTTAGTTACATACTGCTCTTCTCTCTGAAGATGTGCTTCCTCTGTAATTTAATATTTATTGGTCATCCACTTCACATTACCTGTATTCTAAGACAAACAGTCTTTGGAGTTACCTTTTCTATCTCTGTCTCTGCCATCCTAGCTAAAACTTTGACTGTTGTCATCGCATTTAATGCCACCAAACCTGGGAGCAAATTAAAGAAGTGGGTGGGAGCCACTGTATCTAACTCAGTAGTGATTGTCAGCTCTATGATTCAAGTTGTAATTTGTGCTTGTTGGTTGGGAATTAAACCACCATTTCTATACTATAACATGAACGATGAGATAGGAAAGATAGTAGCTCAATGTGATGAAGGTTCTATCATTGGATTTTACTGCATTCTGGGATATATGGGATTTTTGGCATTTGCAAGTTTCACAATTGCTTTCTTTGCTAGGAAGTTACCTGACATTTTCAATGAAGCTAAGTTTATCTCATTCAGCATGTTAGTGTTTTGTAGTGTCTGGATATCATTTATTCCAGCATACCTGAGCACCAAAGGGAAATATGTTGTAGCAGTAGAAATATTTTCTATACTGGCTTCTAGTACTGGAATTCTGGGTTGCATATTTGTGCCCAAGTTATATATAATTCTTATCAGACCTGAAAGAAACACTAAAGGGTTTATAACAAGAaagtga